Proteins encoded in a region of the Rothia mucilaginosa genome:
- a CDS encoding DUF4190 domain-containing protein, whose amino-acid sequence MSENPNYQQNPGEFIPAPQQAPAYNMQGGYPGYQPTPSSALAIASLILGIIGLLSGWLIFGGALGLVGVILGIVALVKVKNGTASGKGMAIGGIVTGALGMIVAVVVLVLGLIGIGMLSECAENAVQDSSGNYVCTVHGETMTMSPKEYEAVRR is encoded by the coding sequence ATGTCTGAGAACCCGAACTACCAGCAGAACCCGGGCGAGTTCATTCCCGCCCCGCAGCAGGCACCCGCATACAACATGCAGGGTGGTTATCCCGGCTACCAGCCGACCCCGAGCTCGGCTCTGGCGATTGCTTCGCTGATTCTGGGTATTATTGGTCTGCTCTCTGGCTGGCTGATTTTCGGTGGCGCGCTGGGTCTGGTCGGCGTGATTCTGGGTATTGTTGCCCTGGTGAAGGTAAAGAACGGCACTGCCTCCGGTAAGGGCATGGCGATTGGTGGTATTGTCACCGGTGCGCTGGGCATGATTGTTGCTGTTGTTGTGCTGGTTCTGGGCTTGATTGGCATTGGCATGCTCAGCGAGTGCGCTGAGAATGCGGTGCAGGATTCGAGCGGTAACTATGTGTGCACCGTTCATGGTGAAACCATGACGATGAGCCCTAAGGAATATGAAGCTGTCCGCCGCTAA
- the aroA gene encoding 3-phosphoshikimate 1-carboxyvinyltransferase, with the protein MSDAAVQLSPGDWPAPLAPASSEAAGKNALVHIPGSKSLTNRYLLLAALADSPSYLRAPLHSRDSALMIEALRQLGAGIELVPTDSPFGPDVRVTPLNFAKADSAQAQSVSQAVSIECGLAGTVMRFVPALAALLPGEFAFDGDPHARQRPMGPVLEGLRQLGVQVECEQGENALPFVLRSPGLASAEGVSEAPVVRIDASTSSQFVSALLLMAPRLPQGMVLVHEGSSVPSIPHIQMTVEALRQMGIRVQEHYPNQGAGTEGGEYRWTVHPGSFSGFEMTIEPDLSNAGPFLAAAVVTGESVTIPHWPAPAADSSAGTTQVGDMWRELLPALGAQVRYAEGRLTVTGPAHLPEGDFSFDLSAGGELAPTMAAACAFVKGRVELTGIAHLRGHETDRLAALAAEINRLGGAAHDTADSLVIEAPIPAEAQPVLARTYDDHRMATFAAIIGLRRPNVVVQNVATVAKTMPEFTAMWEDMLAQWQAGASTVTADQEVF; encoded by the coding sequence ATGAGCGACGCAGCAGTGCAGCTTTCCCCCGGTGATTGGCCCGCTCCCCTGGCACCCGCCTCCAGCGAAGCCGCTGGCAAGAACGCGCTGGTGCATATTCCGGGTTCTAAATCGCTCACGAACCGCTACCTGCTGCTTGCTGCTCTGGCTGATTCCCCCTCGTATTTGCGTGCGCCGTTGCATTCGCGCGATTCGGCGCTGATGATTGAGGCGCTGCGTCAGCTGGGTGCGGGTATTGAGCTGGTGCCGACCGATTCGCCGTTCGGCCCGGATGTTAGGGTCACTCCCCTCAACTTTGCGAAGGCAGATTCCGCTCAGGCACAGTCCGTTTCGCAGGCGGTGTCGATTGAGTGCGGTCTTGCCGGTACCGTGATGCGTTTTGTGCCCGCCCTGGCGGCGCTGCTGCCGGGTGAGTTCGCTTTTGACGGTGACCCGCACGCCCGTCAGCGTCCGATGGGTCCGGTTCTGGAGGGTCTGCGTCAGCTGGGTGTGCAGGTGGAGTGTGAACAGGGCGAGAATGCTCTGCCCTTCGTTCTACGCTCCCCCGGTCTGGCGAGCGCGGAGGGTGTCTCTGAGGCGCCCGTGGTTCGTATTGATGCTTCGACGTCGTCCCAGTTTGTTTCGGCTCTGCTGCTGATGGCGCCTCGCCTGCCGCAGGGTATGGTGCTGGTGCACGAGGGCTCTTCGGTGCCGTCCATCCCGCACATTCAGATGACCGTGGAGGCGCTACGCCAGATGGGTATCCGGGTGCAGGAGCACTACCCGAACCAAGGCGCCGGAACAGAGGGCGGCGAGTACCGTTGGACGGTTCACCCCGGTTCCTTCTCCGGCTTTGAGATGACCATTGAGCCGGATCTGTCGAATGCCGGTCCGTTCCTTGCCGCCGCCGTGGTCACCGGCGAGTCGGTGACTATTCCTCACTGGCCGGCACCCGCGGCTGATTCTTCGGCGGGTACGACCCAGGTGGGCGATATGTGGCGTGAGCTTCTGCCCGCGCTGGGTGCGCAGGTTCGCTACGCTGAGGGCCGTCTGACTGTGACCGGTCCGGCGCATCTTCCCGAGGGTGATTTCTCCTTTGACCTGTCTGCCGGTGGTGAGTTGGCTCCGACCATGGCGGCTGCCTGTGCTTTCGTGAAGGGCCGCGTGGAGCTGACCGGTATTGCGCATCTGCGCGGTCATGAGACGGACCGCCTCGCCGCGCTCGCCGCTGAGATTAACCGTCTGGGAGGTGCCGCCCACGACACCGCCGATTCGCTGGTGATTGAGGCGCCCATCCCCGCTGAGGCTCAGCCGGTTCTGGCGCGCACCTACGACGATCACCGTATGGCAACCTTCGCGGCGATTATTGGTCTGCGCCGTCCCAATGTGGTGGTGCAGAACGTTGCCACCGTGGCTAAGACCATGCCCGAATTTACCGCAATGTGGGAGGACATGCTGGCGCAATGGCAGGCCGGCGCTTCCACCGTTACCGCCGACCAGGAGGTCTTCTAA
- a CDS encoding pilus assembly protein TadE — protein MRSSVPVISGFSLRQRVKERLKSRSDRHNPEEGSTIVEFLGLGITLLIPVLYGILTIFSLQSSVMAAHAASAQVVLYVQEQPQDSSVGPDLAQRLAVHAAADYGVEPSDVSVSLSCSSGECVSGTKAYATVTVQARLPLLPSFMGGGVIPVSSHASSWGSGHADS, from the coding sequence ATGCGGAGCAGCGTTCCGGTGATTAGTGGTTTTTCGCTTCGGCAGCGGGTGAAGGAACGCCTGAAGAGCCGCTCTGATCGGCACAATCCTGAAGAGGGCAGCACCATTGTGGAGTTCCTGGGTTTGGGTATTACTCTGCTCATCCCGGTGCTCTACGGCATTCTGACGATTTTTAGCTTGCAGTCTTCGGTGATGGCGGCTCATGCGGCGAGCGCTCAGGTGGTGCTGTATGTGCAGGAGCAGCCGCAGGATTCGTCGGTTGGCCCGGATTTGGCTCAGCGTTTGGCGGTGCATGCTGCCGCGGATTACGGGGTTGAGCCTTCCGATGTGAGCGTGTCGTTGAGCTGTTCGTCGGGGGAGTGCGTCTCGGGCACGAAGGCGTACGCCACGGTGACGGTTCAGGCGCGTTTGCCGCTGCTGCCTTCGTTTATGGGTGGCGGCGTGATTCCGGTGAGTTCTCATGCGTCGAGTTGGGGGTCTGGTCATGCTGATTCCTAA
- a CDS encoding sigma-70 family RNA polymerase sigma factor, whose protein sequence is MAETNTAADTRELRERFTADAMQYVDQLYAAALRMSRNSADAEDLVQETYMKAFASYHQFTEGTNLKAWLYRILTNTYINLYRKRQREPQQSQGETVEDWQLAQAGEHDAVGLRSAEAEALSALPNTEVREALNELSEDFRMVVYYSDVEGFAYKDIAEILDIPMGTVMSRLHRGRRILREKLLDYARENGLRPSTIAMVEAKAEAKAAAKAGAKASTKAQPAKATKGTKAAKGVKSPPAGSRSEAPADS, encoded by the coding sequence ATGGCTGAAACCAACACCGCGGCGGATACCCGCGAGCTGCGCGAACGCTTTACCGCGGACGCTATGCAGTATGTGGATCAGCTCTACGCTGCAGCCCTGCGGATGAGCCGCAACTCTGCCGATGCTGAAGACTTGGTTCAGGAAACCTATATGAAGGCTTTTGCTTCGTACCACCAGTTCACTGAGGGTACGAACCTGAAGGCGTGGCTGTACCGCATCCTGACGAATACGTACATCAATCTGTACCGTAAGCGTCAGCGTGAGCCGCAGCAGTCTCAGGGTGAGACGGTGGAGGATTGGCAGCTGGCTCAGGCCGGTGAGCATGATGCGGTGGGTCTGCGTTCTGCCGAGGCGGAGGCGCTGAGCGCACTGCCGAATACGGAGGTTCGTGAGGCTCTGAACGAGCTGTCTGAGGATTTCCGCATGGTGGTGTACTACTCCGATGTGGAGGGGTTCGCGTACAAGGATATTGCGGAGATTCTGGATATCCCCATGGGCACGGTGATGTCTCGTCTGCATCGTGGCCGCCGGATTCTGCGTGAGAAGCTGCTCGATTATGCTCGTGAGAATGGCCTGCGCCCTTCGACTATCGCAATGGTAGAAGCGAAGGCTGAGGCGAAAGCTGCAGCAAAGGCAGGTGCTAAGGCGAGCACTAAGGCGCAGCCGGCTAAGGCTACCAAGGGCACTAAGGCGGCCAAGGGCGTAAAGTCCCCGCCGGCGGGCTCTCGTTCCGAGGCGCCTGCGGATTCTTAG
- the rsgA gene encoding ribosome small subunit-dependent GTPase A, whose protein sequence is MGSSRMNVRDFSEWDESDVRVRPNKKGSRPRTKDRPTFKEAIRGRVITVDRGRWSVVVDEGTEKERTLVAARAKELRRTAIVTGDFVDLVGDTSGAKDTLARIVRLGERTSILRRSADDTDPSERVVVANAQQLVIVVAAANPEPRTGFIDRAVVAAFDAGIEPILCITKTDVRYPQNLLDYYAASGLKIVLSSSSDGLAPSQEGAAGLESAPVQELLQKLLGQVSVLLGHSGVGKSTLVNALTGSERATGHVNAVTGRGRHTSSSALALRPVNANGDPMEPGTWIIDTPGIRSFGLAHVPPETVVEAFVDLAPGAADCPKACTHAAQAPECGLEAYVAAGHAGESGPARLESLRKLLLLTPEEGDSEKELGALV, encoded by the coding sequence ATGGGTTCTTCCCGCATGAACGTGCGCGATTTCTCCGAATGGGATGAGTCGGATGTGCGCGTGCGCCCGAACAAGAAGGGCTCCCGACCCCGCACGAAGGACCGCCCGACCTTCAAAGAAGCGATTCGTGGCAGGGTTATTACGGTGGACCGCGGCCGCTGGTCGGTCGTAGTTGATGAGGGTACCGAGAAGGAGCGTACCCTCGTTGCGGCGCGCGCTAAGGAGCTACGCCGCACCGCGATTGTGACCGGTGACTTTGTGGACCTGGTGGGTGACACCTCCGGTGCGAAGGATACCCTGGCGCGCATTGTGCGTCTGGGCGAGCGCACCTCGATTCTGCGCCGTAGCGCCGATGACACCGACCCGTCGGAGCGCGTAGTCGTGGCGAATGCTCAGCAGCTGGTGATTGTGGTTGCCGCGGCGAACCCGGAGCCGCGTACCGGCTTCATTGATCGTGCCGTGGTGGCGGCGTTTGATGCCGGTATTGAGCCGATTCTGTGCATTACGAAGACCGATGTGCGGTACCCGCAGAACCTGCTGGATTACTATGCGGCGAGCGGTTTGAAGATTGTGCTGTCTTCTTCTTCGGATGGTTTGGCGCCGAGCCAGGAGGGCGCTGCCGGTTTGGAGTCGGCGCCGGTTCAGGAGCTTCTGCAGAAGCTGCTGGGTCAGGTGTCGGTGCTTCTGGGCCACTCGGGTGTGGGTAAGTCGACCCTGGTGAATGCGCTGACCGGCTCCGAGCGTGCGACCGGTCATGTGAACGCGGTGACGGGCCGTGGCCGCCACACGTCCTCGTCGGCGTTGGCGTTGCGTCCGGTGAATGCGAATGGCGACCCGATGGAGCCGGGCACCTGGATTATTGATACTCCGGGTATTCGTTCTTTCGGTCTGGCGCATGTGCCGCCGGAGACCGTGGTGGAGGCGTTCGTGGATTTGGCGCCGGGTGCGGCGGATTGCCCGAAGGCGTGTACTCACGCGGCGCAGGCTCCCGAGTGCGGTCTGGAGGCGTACGTTGCTGCCGGTCATGCCGGCGAGAGCGGTCCCGCCCGCCTGGAGTCCTTGCGTAAGCTACTGCTGTTGACTCCTGAAGAGGGCGATTCAGAGAAGGAGCTGGGCGCTCTCGTCTAG
- the smpB gene encoding SsrA-binding protein SmpB codes for MAQKKKKDAKKDPNNAIIAQNKKARHNYNIVDTYEAGIVLLGTEVKSLRDGGASIVDGFCQVTDNELWLEGIHIAEYGYGTWTNHAARRRRKLLLHRSEINKLAQKLKETGYTVVPLKLYFSNGRAKVEIALATGKREYDKRQALRERQDDLEARRAMRYRNLG; via the coding sequence ATGGCTCAGAAAAAGAAGAAAGACGCGAAGAAGGACCCGAATAACGCGATTATTGCCCAGAATAAGAAGGCTCGCCACAACTACAACATTGTGGATACCTATGAGGCGGGTATTGTTCTGCTGGGTACTGAGGTGAAGTCTCTGCGTGATGGTGGGGCGTCCATTGTGGATGGTTTCTGCCAGGTGACCGATAACGAGTTGTGGCTCGAGGGTATTCATATTGCGGAGTACGGTTACGGTACGTGGACGAACCATGCGGCTCGTCGTCGCCGTAAGCTGCTGCTGCATCGTTCTGAGATTAATAAGTTGGCGCAGAAGTTGAAGGAGACCGGTTACACGGTGGTTCCGTTGAAGCTGTACTTCTCGAATGGTCGTGCGAAGGTTGAGATTGCTTTGGCGACCGGTAAGCGTGAGTACGATAAGCGTCAGGCTTTGCGTGAGCGTCAGGATGACCTGGAGGCGCGCCGCGCGATGCGTTACCGCAACCTCGGCTAG
- a CDS encoding 50S ribosomal protein bL37, whose protein sequence is MSKRGRKRKDRRKGGANHGKRPNA, encoded by the coding sequence ATGAGCAAGCGCGGTCGTAAGCGCAAGGACCGTCGTAAGGGCGGCGCAAACCACGGTAAGCGCCCCAACGCATAA
- a CDS encoding GDSL-type esterase/lipase family protein, translated as MEQRNIRIVAVGDDLLAGVGDPRTLGWFGRVMARTPQTTASIAAYNLAAPNEGSEQLNARWFEEARRRFVPGADNRLIIAPSTFDIDLGLTSARSRLNLANIVDMASQNNIKVLVVGPPPTLDAERNRRIADLSAAYADVVTRRNHVYVDTFNPLLHHEQWRNDLAANDGRPGQSGYGLMAWLVLHRGWYNWLNIPEHG; from the coding sequence GTGGAGCAACGCAATATTCGAATTGTGGCAGTCGGCGATGACCTGCTCGCCGGTGTTGGCGACCCCCGCACCCTGGGCTGGTTTGGTCGCGTTATGGCGCGCACCCCGCAGACCACTGCATCCATTGCGGCATATAACCTTGCCGCACCCAATGAAGGTAGCGAGCAGCTGAATGCACGCTGGTTCGAGGAGGCGCGCCGCCGCTTCGTTCCCGGTGCTGATAACCGCCTCATTATTGCTCCGTCGACCTTTGACATTGATTTGGGTCTGACTAGCGCTCGTTCGCGTTTGAACCTGGCGAACATTGTGGACATGGCGTCGCAGAACAATATTAAGGTTCTGGTTGTTGGTCCGCCTCCGACTCTGGACGCTGAGCGTAACCGCCGTATCGCTGACCTGTCGGCGGCGTATGCGGATGTGGTGACCCGCCGTAACCACGTGTACGTGGATACGTTCAACCCGCTGCTTCACCACGAGCAGTGGCGCAACGATCTTGCTGCGAATGATGGTCGTCCGGGTCAGTCCGGTTACGGTCTGATGGCGTGGCTGGTTCTGCACCGCGGCTGGTACAACTGGCTGAACATTCCTGAGCACGGCTAA
- a CDS encoding DUF4190 domain-containing protein, whose product MSENNYGNNQGNAQNPYAAQQPNSSAQSSYGQDYGQAPATQNTYGQDYGQNASAQNSYGQTQQNTAAQNAPQQNQYGQFGAQSSSQNAYGQNAAQGAAAQNTYGQAQPAQQQYGYGQDASYQAQTAQQNQYGYGQDASYQAQPADYNYQQNSYQQPQQDAYGYGQPAGYPYAAPVTKKAPGMALAAMILGIAAVLTGFLVFGILLGIAAIILGALSLKKTKEIGAGKAFALTGIITGAVSVLISISMLFVYISFFQTTEKCLEVGTDDGHGNVVCQIGDNPNNRMTVPARH is encoded by the coding sequence ATGTCTGAGAATAACTACGGAAATAACCAGGGGAACGCACAGAACCCCTACGCTGCTCAGCAGCCTAATTCTTCCGCCCAGAGCTCGTACGGTCAGGATTACGGCCAGGCTCCTGCAACGCAGAACACTTACGGCCAGGATTACGGTCAGAACGCATCCGCTCAGAACAGCTACGGCCAGACTCAGCAGAACACTGCTGCGCAGAACGCGCCCCAGCAGAACCAGTACGGTCAGTTCGGTGCGCAGTCTTCTTCTCAGAATGCTTATGGCCAGAACGCCGCTCAGGGTGCTGCAGCGCAGAACACCTACGGTCAGGCGCAGCCCGCGCAGCAGCAGTACGGCTATGGTCAGGATGCTTCCTACCAGGCTCAGACCGCGCAGCAGAACCAGTACGGTTACGGTCAGGACGCCTCCTACCAGGCGCAGCCCGCTGATTACAACTACCAGCAGAACTCTTACCAGCAGCCTCAGCAGGATGCTTACGGTTACGGCCAGCCCGCGGGTTACCCGTATGCGGCTCCCGTGACGAAGAAGGCTCCCGGCATGGCGCTGGCGGCGATGATTCTCGGTATTGCGGCTGTGCTGACCGGCTTCCTCGTGTTTGGTATTCTGCTGGGTATTGCCGCAATCATTCTGGGCGCGCTGTCCCTGAAGAAGACTAAGGAAATTGGCGCGGGTAAGGCATTCGCGCTGACCGGTATTATCACCGGTGCGGTGTCCGTCCTGATTTCGATTTCCATGCTTTTCGTATACATTTCTTTCTTCCAGACTACTGAGAAGTGCCTTGAGGTTGGTACCGATGACGGTCACGGTAACGTGGTCTGCCAGATTGGTGACAACCCGAACAACCGCATGACTGTTCCTGCGCGCCACTAA
- the rsrA gene encoding mycothiol system anti-sigma-R factor codes for MSSTDKNSSVPEAPVAAEAPAVSEAPAASEPLEDCGGQPCSSTLKRLYEFLDQELSPEQLHTIQAHLNACPECADVKDFELMVREKMRSSCAQQAPEQLKARLLQDVQKFCAGASL; via the coding sequence ATGTCAAGCACAGACAAGAATTCTTCCGTCCCCGAGGCCCCTGTAGCCGCCGAAGCCCCCGCTGTCTCTGAAGCCCCCGCGGCTTCCGAGCCGCTGGAGGATTGCGGCGGCCAGCCCTGCTCGTCGACCCTCAAGCGCCTCTACGAATTCCTCGATCAGGAGCTGAGCCCCGAGCAGCTGCACACGATTCAAGCGCATCTGAATGCCTGCCCCGAGTGCGCGGATGTGAAGGACTTTGAGCTGATGGTGCGTGAGAAGATGCGTTCTTCGTGCGCTCAGCAGGCGCCCGAGCAGTTAAAGGCTCGCCTGCTGCAGGATGTGCAGAAGTTCTGCGCCGGGGCGAGCCTCTAA
- a CDS encoding TadE family protein, producing the protein MRKPRIASELTAAELSSAEYSVEESERGDASTEFVMVGALLVLLTMAILQVSFALYARTMLVDAAAAGARYGTMRDRTPQEGMERTRQMIEGVLPSSYAENISYRQSSDSTGVRTLEVTVKSPLPVLGPWGFPDSIEVKGHAIYAEQRSGD; encoded by the coding sequence ATGCGTAAGCCCCGCATCGCTTCTGAGCTGACTGCCGCTGAGCTATCCTCCGCGGAATATTCTGTGGAGGAGAGCGAGCGCGGTGACGCCAGCACGGAATTCGTCATGGTCGGTGCGCTGCTGGTGTTGCTGACCATGGCGATTCTGCAGGTTTCTTTCGCCCTGTATGCACGAACCATGTTGGTGGATGCTGCGGCGGCTGGGGCACGTTACGGTACGATGCGTGACCGCACTCCGCAGGAGGGCATGGAGCGTACCCGTCAGATGATTGAGGGGGTTCTTCCGTCTTCGTATGCTGAGAATATTTCGTACCGTCAGAGTAGTGATTCTACGGGTGTGCGCACTTTGGAGGTGACGGTGAAGTCGCCGTTGCCGGTGCTGGGTCCGTGGGGTTTTCCGGATTCTATTGAGGTGAAGGGGCATGCGATTTATGCGGAGCAGCGTTCCGGTGATTAG
- the prfB gene encoding peptide chain release factor 2, with product MASFDFSAEIKELRAIFTSIAAVSDIEGIERAIEDLSAQAAAPDLWDDVENAQKVTSALSYKQSELNRLRSLSSRIDDVEVMVELAEAEDEETAAELLADAERECGEIRAKLEELEVLVLLSGEYDQREAVVTIRSGAGGVDAADFAEMLLRMYLRWAEKNGYPTKVLDTSYAEEAGLKSVTFEVNAPYAFGRLSVEAGTHRLVRISPFDNQGRRQTSFAAVEVIPLIEQTDAIEIPESEIKVDVFRSSGPGGQSVNTTDSAVRMTHLPTGIVVSMQNEKSQLQNRAAALRVLQSRLLLLRKEQEDAKKKELAGDIKASWGDQMRSYVLHPYQMVKDLRTGYEEGNTSNVLDGGLNAFIDAGIRWRASGRAAEES from the coding sequence ATGGCATCCTTCGACTTTTCTGCTGAGATTAAAGAGCTTCGCGCGATTTTCACCTCTATTGCTGCTGTGAGCGATATTGAGGGGATTGAGCGCGCCATTGAGGACCTGTCTGCGCAGGCTGCCGCACCCGATTTGTGGGATGACGTGGAGAACGCGCAGAAGGTGACGAGCGCACTGTCGTATAAGCAGTCGGAGCTGAATCGTCTGCGTTCGCTGTCTTCTCGCATTGATGATGTTGAGGTGATGGTGGAGCTTGCCGAAGCGGAGGATGAGGAGACTGCCGCCGAGCTACTCGCTGATGCTGAGCGTGAGTGCGGTGAAATCCGCGCCAAGCTGGAAGAGCTTGAGGTGCTGGTGCTGCTGTCGGGTGAGTACGATCAGCGTGAGGCTGTGGTGACGATTCGTTCGGGCGCCGGCGGCGTGGATGCTGCTGATTTCGCGGAGATGCTGCTGCGCATGTACCTGCGGTGGGCGGAGAAGAATGGCTACCCGACGAAGGTTCTGGACACCTCCTACGCTGAGGAGGCGGGCCTGAAGTCGGTGACCTTTGAGGTGAACGCGCCGTACGCTTTTGGCCGCCTGTCGGTGGAGGCGGGTACTCACCGTCTGGTGCGTATTTCGCCGTTCGATAATCAGGGCCGCCGCCAGACCTCGTTCGCGGCGGTTGAGGTGATCCCTCTGATTGAGCAGACGGATGCTATTGAGATTCCCGAGTCTGAGATTAAGGTGGATGTGTTCCGCTCGTCGGGCCCGGGTGGTCAGTCGGTGAATACGACGGATTCGGCGGTGCGTATGACTCACTTGCCGACCGGTATTGTGGTGTCGATGCAGAATGAGAAGTCGCAGTTGCAGAACCGTGCGGCGGCTTTGCGTGTGCTGCAGTCTCGCCTGTTGCTGTTGCGTAAGGAGCAGGAGGATGCGAAGAAGAAGGAGCTTGCCGGTGATATTAAGGCAAGCTGGGGTGATCAGATGCGCTCCTATGTTCTGCATCCGTACCAGATGGTGAAGGATCTGCGTACCGGCTATGAGGAGGGTAATACCTCTAATGTTTTGGATGGCGGTTTGAACGCCTTTATTGATGCTGGTATTCGCTGGCGTGCTTCGGGGCGCGCGGCTGAAGAGAGCTAA
- a CDS encoding pilus assembly protein TadG-related protein, translated as MRRVGGLVMLIPNGLPARASMKIRARVLGRALASDPEEGSIAPLIVGMLALLLLIGSVTVAITGAYLQTQHLQDMADAQANSITRTMRTPDEASGSAAWEYASAYLAEVQPGQDFHALRLENVSVDSDHSVHVYLSARIRPPLLSILVPDGIEVTAHGSSRLKTSQGPSTD; from the coding sequence ATGCGTCGAGTTGGGGGTCTGGTCATGCTGATTCCTAATGGTTTGCCGGCGCGTGCCAGCATGAAGATTCGAGCCCGCGTGCTGGGTCGGGCGCTCGCCTCAGACCCGGAAGAGGGCAGTATTGCTCCGCTGATTGTGGGCATGCTGGCGTTGCTGCTGCTCATCGGTTCGGTAACGGTGGCGATTACGGGTGCGTATCTGCAGACTCAGCATCTGCAGGATATGGCGGACGCTCAGGCGAACTCGATTACCCGCACGATGCGCACTCCTGATGAAGCGAGTGGTTCGGCGGCGTGGGAGTATGCGAGCGCATACCTGGCTGAGGTTCAGCCGGGGCAGGATTTTCATGCGTTGCGTCTGGAGAACGTGTCCGTAGATTCTGATCACAGCGTACACGTGTACCTGTCGGCTCGTATTCGTCCGCCGCTACTGTCGATTCTGGTGCCTGATGGTATTGAGGTGACCGCTCACGGTTCGTCGCGTTTGAAGACGAGCCAGGGCCCATCCACCGATTAG
- a CDS encoding inositol monophosphatase family protein yields MSRPQQYTDDLRLAHILADSVDRVSAMRFRDRPVFSPASEVVEPAEAAPAAAPLAPWQQAAQQPAEPQAPVQEPADYASGVAQEIEELLRAQLSRVRTRDGIAGAHAGYNGQAARQWVIAPIAELDNFRRGVPVWATLIALLDQGEPVVGVVSAPALGRRWWAARGSGAYTGKSLAQATRLEVSSLTQLDQLSAAYTDLVSWKAASEGAVDRSGELVQLLGRVGRSRAYGSFWAACMLAEGAVDTVVDASLSFYEVAALLPLIREAGGVASTLEGDLPEHAGISVSGVHPVSLVASNTAAVQQQVLEALSPRS; encoded by the coding sequence ATGAGCCGTCCCCAGCAGTACACCGACGATTTGCGTCTTGCGCATATTCTTGCCGATAGCGTCGATCGTGTGAGCGCCATGCGTTTTCGTGACCGCCCGGTCTTCTCCCCCGCTTCCGAGGTGGTAGAGCCCGCCGAGGCGGCACCCGCTGCGGCACCGTTGGCGCCGTGGCAGCAGGCGGCTCAGCAGCCCGCGGAGCCGCAGGCGCCGGTGCAGGAACCTGCCGATTACGCCTCGGGTGTGGCTCAGGAAATTGAGGAGCTTCTGCGCGCGCAGCTGTCGCGTGTGCGTACTCGTGACGGTATTGCCGGTGCGCATGCCGGCTATAACGGTCAGGCGGCGCGCCAGTGGGTGATTGCGCCGATTGCTGAGCTAGATAATTTTCGCCGCGGCGTGCCGGTGTGGGCGACTCTGATTGCTCTGCTGGATCAGGGTGAGCCGGTGGTGGGTGTGGTGTCTGCGCCCGCGCTGGGTCGCCGCTGGTGGGCGGCTCGCGGTTCGGGCGCGTACACGGGTAAGTCCTTGGCGCAGGCTACTCGTCTTGAGGTGTCTTCGCTGACTCAGCTGGATCAGCTGTCTGCCGCGTACACCGACCTCGTATCCTGGAAGGCAGCCTCTGAAGGCGCTGTAGACCGCTCTGGCGAGCTTGTACAGCTTCTGGGTCGCGTGGGTCGTTCCCGCGCGTACGGTTCGTTCTGGGCGGCGTGTATGCTCGCTGAGGGTGCCGTGGACACCGTCGTGGACGCATCCCTGTCGTTCTACGAGGTGGCGGCGCTACTGCCGCTGATTCGTGAGGCTGGCGGCGTCGCCTCCACCCTGGAGGGCGATCTGCCCGAGCATGCGGGTATTTCAGTCTCCGGTGTGCACCCGGTATCCCTGGTGGCAAGTAATACGGCGGCGGTCCAGCAGCAGGTGCTGGAGGCGCTCTCACCCCGCTCCTAA